GGGCGTGGTGGCCGAAGTCATGCGCTCGCTCGGCGACGCCGTGACCGTGCTCGGCTTCCTCGACCCGGACCCCGCGGCGCGGGTCGCGGATCTCGCCCATCTTGGCGCCGATGAGGCCCTGCCATCGCTCGGCAAACCCTGGGCGGTGCTGGGCTTCGGTGCACCAGGTGACGTGGCTGCCCGGCGCAGCGCGGTAGAGGCAGCGGCGGCCCACGTCGAAGGCTGGATGACCGTGGTTCACCGCGCCGCGTGGGTCTCACCGAGCGCCGTCATCGGCGCGGGGGCGGTGATCCTTCCGGGGGCGATCGTGCACACGCGCGCGAGCGTCGGCGCCCACGCGATCGTGAACAGCCGCTCGGTCATCGAGCACGACGTCGCGCTGGGAGACTTCGTGCACGTTGCTCCCGGAGCCGTGATCGGCGGTGGTGCGATCGTGGCGGCAGGCGCGTTCGTGGGCCTCGGGGCCGTCGTGAGGGACCACACACACATCGGAGAGGAGGCCGTCGTGGGCATGGGGGCCGTAGTCGTCAGCGCCGTTGGGGCCGGGCGCACCGTGCTTGG
This sequence is a window from Gemmatimonadota bacterium. Protein-coding genes within it:
- a CDS encoding NeuD/PglB/VioB family sugar acetyltransferase; translation: MTRRVVLIGGGEHAGVVAEVMRSLGDAVTVLGFLDPDPAARVADLAHLGADEALPSLGKPWAVLGFGAPGDVAARRSAVEAAAAHVEGWMTVVHRAAWVSPSAVIGAGAVILPGAIVHTRASVGAHAIVNSRSVIEHDVALGDFVHVAPGAVIGGGAIVAAGAFVGLGAVVRDHTHIGEEAVVGMGAVVVSAVGAGRTVLGNPARPA